From Primulina tabacum isolate GXHZ01 chromosome 2, ASM2559414v2, whole genome shotgun sequence, one genomic window encodes:
- the LOC142537941 gene encoding uncharacterized protein LOC142537941 — MNLGELVERADVIRSSACHNLREGKAFRDQLQATIDEAKTTHAKEISKSQARSDDLQKEKQELQRLTEDQAKEIQKLKDELKSSRAEMTQSAGTLKTPRRNMLQKPPHSKKNSSSLKNSTRFVVLKLIITWRWVSRVLSTSSRLTVTLRQALPPTSSTSRIS; from the coding sequence ATGAATCTTGGGGAGTTGGTTGAGCGCGCTGACGTTATCAGATCCAGTGCCTGCCACAATTTACGTGAAGGTAAGGCTTTTCGTGACCAACTTCAGGCGACCATAGACGAGGCGAAAACAACACATGCTAAAGAGATTTCGAAGTCCCAAGCTCGAAGTGACGATCTTCAGAAGGAGAAACAAGAGCTTCAGCGACTGACAGAAGACCAAGCGAAGGAGATCCAGAAGCTGAAGGACGAGTTAAAGAGTTCCCGAGCTGAAATGACACAATCCGCAGGGACCTTAAAGACACCAAGGCGCAACATGCTACAGAAGCCTCCTCATTCAAAGAAGAATTCCTCAAGTCTGAAGAATTCAACGAGATTTGTGGTCCTAAAGCTTATCATTACTTGGAGGTGGGTTTCAAGGGTGCTGTCGACCTCTTCAAGGCTCACGGTTACCCTTCGCCAAGCGCTCCCACCGACTTCATCTACATCGAGGATTTCATAG
- the LOC142537720 gene encoding uncharacterized protein LOC142537720: MDEELNIIAFGPGKKTLRIAPDLDPWVREELVTCLQANLSFFAWSAQELTGTTPDVVEHWLNILSNARPVKLEKRQFGPEKYKVKKFKRGPDCEKAFGELKKYLPELPVLAKPVAEIRYSGLEKLSLALMMMARRLRPYFLSHTIVVLTNSPLGRILTHSDMSGHLVNWTTELGEYDIQYEPRTAIKAQALADILAENVHRENEDPWKVYVDGSSSKDGSGVGVVLISPAGEEVKLAVRLEFRASNNETKYEAVLAGLRAARNVGATRVLVFFDSQLVAQQMEGIYDVKDEKLIEYAQEMDRVREKFTEAAFEQIHRKENERADTLAKMTGTMGI, translated from the exons ATGGATGAAGAGCTGAATATCATAGCATTTGGGCCCGGAAAGAAGACGCTCAGAATAGCCCCGGACCTTGACCCATGGGTCAGGGAAGAACTCGTTACTTGTTTACAGGCTAATCTCAGCTTTTTCGCTTGGTCGGCCCAAGAACTCACAGGGACGACTCCAGATGTTGTAGAGCATTGGTTGAACATCTTGTCTAATGCTCGCCCTGTAAAATTGGAAAAGAGACAGTTCGGGCCTGAGAAATATAAA GTGAAAAAATTTAAACGGGGTCCGGATTGCGAGAAGGCTTTTGGAGAATTGAAGAAATACCTTCCTGAGCTTCCTGTCCTGGCCAAACCGGTAGCAG AGATAAGATACTCAGGGTTGGAAAAATTGTCTTTAGCTTTAATGATGATGGCGAGACGCTTGAGACCCTACTTTCTATCTCATACAATTGTGGTGCTCACCAACAGTCCATTGGGTAGGATCTTAACTCATTCAGATATGTCTGGCCATTTGGTTAATTGGACTACTGAGCTGGGAGAGTATGACATCCAGTATGAACCAAGAACAGCTATCAAAGCGCAAGCCTTAGCCGATATTTTGGCTGAGAATGTGCATCGGGAGAATGAAGACCCTTGGAAGGTGTATGTGGATGGTTCCTCGTCAAAGGATGGAAGTGGGGTTGGGGTAGTATTGATTTCGCCAGCTGGAGAGGAGGTGAAGTTAGCCGTAAGATTGGAATTTCGAGCATCCAACAATGAGACAAAGTATGAGGCTGTGTTGGCAGGACTTCGAGCAGCCAGAAACGTGGGAGCTACTCGAGTACTTGTTTTTTTTGACTCACAGTTGGTAGCGCAGCAAATGGAGGGAATATATGATGTGAAAGATGAAAAACTTATCGAGTATGCCCAAGAGATGGACAGGGTTAGAGAGAAGTTCACAGAGGCTGCGTTCGAGCAGATCCACAGGAAGGAGAATGAAAGGGCAGACACTCTAGCCAAAATGACTGGAACAATGGGAATTTAG
- the LOC142537721 gene encoding uncharacterized protein LOC142537721 — protein sequence MDKFSQIFSPLLFHHKQVHIVFLVPLDACESMQEIRRKILERFYGVGLQGNTWARDGPPILTGNGPEALDLLTLIELLAEKKEQIGGGKSVERVEEDDRHSSSDKEFEDAPAQNSIDAWFHCIRGEGQIFKDAAESDNLFGIRKCNLQHSCGEDNLRIRGHPRADAAWVANVLKDKLRGEPSYRPCSMMRDLHRDYGVEIGYRKVWKGKEIAMHDIHGSEKGCYDRLRWYCQAVRETNPGGVAEFEIDLVNNKFKRLFICFNACAVGFATGCRPLIFLDGTHIKNKYKGSMLLAVTKDANDDLFTLAYSVVDAENDSNWEWFCYHLRCVILTHHTMGFDRFTFFPDRHPGIIKAIQLLFPGSHHAYCLRHLVDNFVKTVLRSYPLHNKKHWSSVFKKVAYAPSQHEFSQHINNIFESMPLAIAFIQKSEPESWANALFRGNRWGVINNNIAECWNNWVKPARYLPVVSMVDHIRVQIMNMMHRQREATLGMVKELSPAKEKAVLSTYIESRTLRVHRSCGWKFEVVDCDKTCAVDLNEWTCSYRAWQIHMLPCKHACAAIESKSMSVYAFYDKFFKTDMYRQTYKGIINPIPTFDMYEFNGDEGYVINAPDVRSQPGRRKTQRIPSQIQSRLSNCSRCHVRGHNRRSCKEAIN from the exons AtggacaaattctcgcaaaTTTTCAGCCCCTTGTTGTTTCATCACAAACAGGTTCATATAgtttttctggtgcctcttgaTGCTTGTGAATCGATGCAAGAAATCCGTAGAAAAATCCTTGAAAGATTTtatggagttgggctgcagg gaaataCTTGGGCCCGTGATGGACCTCCCATCTTGACTGGGAATGGGCCAGAGGCCCTGGATCTG CTTACACTGATTGAACTGTTGGCAGAGAAAAAAGAACAGATTGGAGGTGGAAAATCTGTGGAGAG GGTTGAGGAAGATGACAGACATTCCAGTAGTGATAAAGAGTTCGAAGATGCCCCTGCACAAAATTCCATTGACGCTTGGTTTCATTGCATCCGAGGCGAGGGGCAAATATTCAAGGATGCTGCAGAAT CGGACAATCTATTTGGGATTAGAAAATGCAATTTACAACACTCGTGTGGGGAGGATAATTTACGTATTAGAGGGCATCCTAGAGCTGATGCAGCTTGGGTTGCTAATGTATTGAAGGATAAATTGAGGGGAGAGCCTTCTTATCGTCCTTGTTCAATGATGAGGGATTTACATAGGGACTATGGAGTAGAGATAGGTTATCGCAAGGTGTGGAAGGGCAAGGAAATAGCGATGCATGATATTCACGGTTCAGAAAAGGGCTGCTACGATAGATTGAGATGGTATTGCCAAGCCGTTAGAGAAACAAATCCTGGTGGTGTTGCTGAATTTGAGATAGATCTGGTAAACAATAAGTTTAAACGATTATTCATTTGTTTTAATGCTTGTGCAGTTGGTTTTGCTACTGGTTGTAGACCGTTGATATTTTTGGATGGCACtcacataaaaaataaatacaaaggAAGTATGCTACTTGCTGTGACGAAGGATGCCAATGACGATCTTTTCACTTTAGCATATTCTGTAGTAGATGCGGAGAATGATTCTAATTGGGAATGGTTTTGTTATCATTTGAGATGTGTCATACTTACGCATCATACCATGGGATTCGACAGATTCACTTTTTTCCCAGACAGACATCCTGGGATTATCAAGGCTATCCAACTTTTGTTTCCGGGTAGTCATCATGCATATTGTTTGAGGCACTTGGTCGATAATTTTGTGAAGACG GTGTTGCGAAGTTATCCTCTACATAACAAAAAACATTGGTCGTCGGTATTCAAAAAAGTTGCCTATGCCCCATCACAACATGAGTTTTCACAGCACATAAATAATATCTTTGAGTCAATGCCACTTGCAATAGCATTTATTCAAAAGTCTGAGCCTGAAAGTTGGGCTAATGCTTTGTTTCGTGGAAATCGTTGGGGTGTCATAAATAATAACATCGCTGAATGTTGGAATAATTGGGTTAAACCAGCTCGTTATCTCCCTGTTGTTTCTATGGTTGACCATATACGTGTTCAAATAATGAATATGATGCACCGACAACGCGAAGCAACATTAGGCATGGTGAAAGAATTAAGCCCAGCAAAGGAGAAGGCTGTTCTGAGCACATACATTGAATCTCGCACCTTGAGAGTGCACCGTTCATGTGGTTGGAAGTTTGAAGTAGTTGATTGTGATAAAACATGTGCTGTTGATTTGAATGAATGGACTTGTTCATATAGAGCCTGGCAGATCCATATGCTCCCTTGCAAACATGCTTGTGCTgccatagaatcgaagtcaatGTCGGTATACGCCTTCTatgataaatttttcaaaactgatATGTATCGTCAAACATACAAGGGCATTATTAATCCCATACCGACATTTGACATGTATGAGTTTAATGGCGATGAAGGATATGTAATCAATGCTCCTGATGTGCGTAGTCAGCCAGGGCGTAGAAAGACTCAAAGAATACCATCCCAAATTCAATCACGTCTGTCAAATTGTAGTCGCTGTCATGTACGAGGACACAACCGAAGAAGCTGCAAAGAAGCTATAAACTAG